A portion of the Edaphobacter lichenicola genome contains these proteins:
- a CDS encoding ATP-binding cassette domain-containing protein, which translates to MDSSVLLEVKDLSIGFGQHRAVKGISFYINSGETLGLVGESGSGKSATSLAVLRLLPESARLGGEIRFDGGDLLALPEAAMRRRRGREIAMIFQEPMTALNPVMPVGAQIAEAVAAHHPELARKMVRARVLEAMEEVGLPEVERRAKDYPYQFSGGQRQRILIAMAIVNRPRLLIADEPTTALDVTVQAQILALLKELRREHGLAMLFISHDLAVVSQVADRVAVMQRGEIVEQAEAGQLFRAPQHAYTRRLLASAPTMKTDRSKPLASGAVGSEAIASGIVASGPDASGPLVSA; encoded by the coding sequence ATGGACTCTTCGGTGTTGCTCGAAGTGAAAGATCTGTCGATTGGCTTCGGTCAGCATCGTGCTGTTAAGGGTATCTCTTTCTACATCAATTCTGGTGAGACGCTTGGGTTGGTGGGGGAGTCGGGGTCGGGGAAGTCTGCGACCTCGCTGGCTGTGCTGCGGCTGTTGCCTGAGAGCGCACGGCTTGGGGGTGAGATTCGGTTTGATGGTGGGGATTTGCTCGCGTTGCCGGAGGCGGCGATGCGGAGGCGTCGGGGGCGGGAGATTGCGATGATCTTTCAGGAGCCGATGACAGCTCTGAACCCCGTCATGCCGGTGGGAGCGCAGATTGCAGAGGCGGTTGCGGCGCATCATCCTGAGTTGGCCAGGAAGATGGTGCGGGCCCGTGTGTTGGAGGCGATGGAGGAGGTTGGGCTGCCGGAGGTGGAGCGGAGAGCGAAAGACTATCCGTATCAGTTTTCCGGAGGGCAGCGGCAGAGGATCTTGATTGCGATGGCGATTGTGAACCGGCCGAGGTTGTTAATTGCGGATGAGCCGACGACGGCACTGGATGTGACGGTGCAGGCGCAGATTTTGGCGCTGCTGAAGGAGTTGCGGCGGGAGCATGGCTTGGCGATGTTGTTTATTTCGCATGATCTGGCGGTGGTGTCGCAGGTGGCGGATCGGGTGGCGGTGATGCAGCGGGGGGAGATTGTGGAGCAGGCGGAGGCGGGGCAGCTTTTTCGGGCACCGCAGCATGCTTATACGCGGCGGCTGCTGGCTTCTGCTCCGACGATGAAGACGGACCGGAGTAAACCGCTTGCGTCGGGGGCTGTAGGGTCAGAAGCGATTGCGTCTGGGATTGTTGCGTCTGGGCCTGATGCTTCCGGGCCTTTGGTCTCGGCTTGA
- a CDS encoding hydantoinase/oxoprolinase family protein, whose amino-acid sequence MIRLGIDTGGTFTDLLRLDERGIKVHKVRSTPDDPSQAIFSGIAELLTQDESAEIIHGSTVATNALLERKGARVALVTTKGFEDVLKIGRQTRAQLYNFMVEARRPLIAEGLTFGIAERLNADGSTLEPLDESDIKALIDTLHTKTVDSVAICLLHSYANPIHEERLSSALEDAGFIVSTSHKILPEYREFERWSTTVVNAYVTPLMARYLTRLEDGLNKNSLSIMQSNGGSISAIRAKTAAVQTILSGPAAGVVGAHAIGNASGYSRLITFDMGGTSTDVSLINEKIGTTMESTVGDFPVRLPVLDIHTVGAGGGSIAYIDSGGSLRVGPRSAGADPGPACYGKGTELTVTDANLLLGRLDPEYFLGGRMSLNLDRPREVAKQLGQQIGLSVIALAEGIVRIANTNMENAIRVVSVQRGHDPRDFALLAFGGAGGLHACDIADLLDIKTVLIPEHSGVLSALGMLLADVSKDYSLTILKPTAQITEEELHLQFKPLIDRAISDIQSEGFAEDDIVIECALDMRYKGQAYEITVPFTTGYEAAFNRQHDQFYGYSDPLRATEIVHLRVKSIGRTRKPTLPNPAANHRELPIPSSVRPTRFARKPVPTPIYHRELLTAGMQCQGPALIVSGQSTTIIPPHFDLAIDGVGTLIATRQRPHNKKPR is encoded by the coding sequence ATGATTCGACTTGGCATAGACACTGGCGGAACATTCACAGATCTCCTGCGCCTCGACGAGCGCGGAATAAAAGTCCACAAAGTACGGTCGACCCCCGACGATCCATCCCAGGCAATCTTCTCCGGCATCGCAGAACTGCTCACGCAAGACGAGTCAGCCGAGATCATCCACGGATCCACCGTAGCAACGAACGCTCTTCTCGAACGCAAAGGAGCACGCGTCGCACTCGTAACAACCAAAGGTTTTGAGGATGTGCTCAAGATCGGTCGCCAGACCCGGGCGCAACTCTACAACTTCATGGTCGAAGCGCGTCGCCCATTGATAGCCGAAGGCCTCACCTTCGGAATAGCAGAACGCTTGAACGCCGACGGCAGCACTCTCGAGCCACTAGATGAATCGGATATCAAAGCACTGATCGACACACTCCACACGAAGACCGTCGATTCTGTAGCGATCTGTCTCCTCCACTCCTACGCGAATCCAATCCACGAGGAGCGTCTCTCTTCGGCGCTAGAAGATGCTGGCTTCATCGTCTCAACGTCACACAAAATTCTCCCCGAATATCGCGAGTTTGAACGCTGGAGCACGACCGTAGTCAACGCCTACGTCACACCGCTCATGGCACGATATCTAACCAGGCTGGAAGACGGCCTGAACAAAAACTCCCTCAGCATCATGCAATCCAACGGCGGCTCAATCTCCGCCATACGAGCAAAGACGGCAGCCGTCCAAACGATCCTCTCGGGGCCAGCCGCGGGCGTAGTCGGTGCCCATGCAATCGGCAACGCATCCGGCTACTCTAGACTCATCACCTTCGACATGGGCGGCACCTCAACCGACGTCAGCCTCATCAACGAAAAGATCGGCACGACGATGGAGTCGACCGTCGGCGACTTTCCCGTGCGCCTGCCTGTGCTCGACATCCACACCGTCGGTGCCGGCGGCGGATCGATAGCTTACATCGACTCCGGCGGCTCGTTACGTGTCGGACCACGCAGCGCCGGCGCAGATCCCGGCCCTGCATGCTACGGCAAAGGCACAGAGCTGACCGTGACCGACGCAAACCTGCTTCTTGGCCGCCTCGATCCCGAATATTTCCTCGGCGGCCGAATGTCTCTTAACCTGGACCGCCCACGCGAAGTCGCAAAGCAGCTCGGGCAACAAATAGGCCTGTCAGTGATCGCTTTGGCAGAAGGCATCGTACGAATCGCCAACACCAACATGGAGAACGCCATCCGCGTAGTCTCTGTGCAACGCGGCCACGACCCCAGAGACTTCGCTCTCCTGGCGTTCGGTGGCGCAGGCGGCCTGCACGCCTGCGATATCGCCGACCTGCTCGACATCAAAACTGTACTCATCCCAGAACACAGCGGAGTACTCTCAGCGCTCGGCATGCTGCTCGCCGACGTCTCAAAGGATTATTCCCTAACAATACTCAAGCCCACCGCACAGATCACCGAGGAAGAGCTTCATCTCCAATTCAAACCACTGATCGACCGCGCCATCTCCGACATCCAATCAGAGGGCTTCGCCGAAGACGACATCGTCATCGAATGCGCCCTCGACATGAGATACAAAGGCCAGGCCTATGAGATCACCGTCCCATTCACAACCGGCTATGAAGCAGCGTTCAACCGCCAACATGACCAGTTCTATGGATACTCGGATCCTCTGCGAGCAACCGAAATCGTCCACCTCCGAGTGAAATCGATCGGCCGCACTCGCAAACCAACTCTGCCGAACCCAGCAGCCAATCATCGCGAACTACCAATCCCATCCTCCGTGCGACCAACACGCTTTGCACGCAAGCCGGTCCCAACTCCGATCTATCACCGCGAACTCCTCACCGCAGGAATGCAATGCCAGGGCCCCGCCCTAATCGTCAGCGGACAGTCCACCACCATCATCCCCCCGCACTTTGACCTTGCAATCGACGGTGTCGGTACCCTCATCGCAACACGTCAAAGACCACACAACAAGAAGCCCCGATAG
- a CDS encoding hydantoinase B/oxoprolinase family protein: MRLDPVELEIFKNLFVSIAEEMGVTLCRTGFSPNIKERLDYSCAIYDAAGQTIAQGDHLPVHLGAMPLSVRAAIDHVAMEPGDTVILNDPFRGGTHLPDITLVSPLFLKRTEPPAFFVANRAHHSDVGGMSPGSMPLAREVFQEGLIIPPIKLVKRGALDRELMSFILANVRTPDEREGDLTAQIAANRVGETRLREITKKYSLKRVAHYAAATQDYAERVLRRTIASIPDGEYRFEDYLDNDGFSSEPVFIRVAIRIDGNSAEVDFTGSDHQTSGGVNANLAITLSATLYAFRCLVQEDVLYNAGISRPIHVIAPPGTVVNAQHPSAVAGGNVETSQRITDVVLGALSQALPQLIPAASQGTMNNVTLGGRNPRTGAAFAYYETAGGGMGGRNGLPGISGVHTHMSNTRNTPIEELEHHLPLRIRTYALRQGSGGAGQYPGGEGLIREYEALADTSVTLLTDRRIGQPYGAQGGEPGSAGRNTIIRSDGTIELLPSKVRIELHPGDRLRIETPGGGGFGATLSPSNQAAPK, from the coding sequence ATGCGTCTCGATCCAGTCGAACTCGAAATCTTCAAAAATCTCTTCGTCTCCATCGCCGAGGAGATGGGAGTGACGCTCTGCCGCACCGGCTTTTCGCCAAACATCAAGGAGCGCCTCGACTACTCCTGCGCCATCTACGACGCCGCAGGCCAAACCATCGCGCAGGGCGACCACCTCCCCGTGCACCTTGGCGCAATGCCTCTCTCCGTCCGTGCCGCCATCGATCACGTCGCAATGGAGCCAGGCGACACCGTCATCCTCAACGATCCCTTTCGTGGCGGCACTCATCTCCCCGACATCACGCTGGTCTCACCACTCTTCCTCAAACGAACCGAACCACCAGCCTTCTTCGTAGCCAATCGCGCCCATCACTCCGACGTAGGAGGAATGAGCCCAGGCTCAATGCCCCTAGCCCGCGAGGTCTTTCAAGAGGGCCTCATCATCCCCCCGATAAAACTCGTAAAGCGAGGAGCCCTTGACCGCGAACTGATGTCTTTCATCCTCGCCAACGTTCGCACACCCGACGAGCGTGAAGGCGACCTCACGGCTCAGATCGCCGCAAACCGCGTCGGCGAAACGCGCCTGCGCGAGATCACAAAAAAATACAGCCTCAAACGTGTCGCCCACTACGCCGCCGCAACACAAGACTACGCAGAGCGAGTCCTGCGCCGCACCATCGCCAGCATTCCCGACGGCGAGTACCGCTTCGAAGACTACCTCGACAACGACGGTTTCAGCTCCGAGCCAGTCTTCATTCGCGTCGCAATCCGAATCGACGGCAACTCCGCCGAGGTCGACTTCACAGGCTCCGACCACCAGACCAGCGGCGGCGTCAATGCAAACCTTGCCATCACTCTCTCAGCCACACTCTACGCATTTCGCTGTCTGGTCCAGGAAGACGTCCTCTACAACGCCGGTATCTCGCGACCGATCCACGTCATCGCGCCACCCGGCACCGTTGTGAACGCCCAACATCCATCCGCAGTTGCGGGCGGCAACGTCGAAACATCACAACGCATCACAGACGTCGTCCTTGGCGCACTCTCGCAGGCCCTGCCGCAGCTGATCCCCGCTGCCAGCCAGGGCACCATGAATAACGTCACCCTCGGCGGAAGGAATCCCCGCACAGGCGCTGCATTTGCCTACTACGAAACCGCCGGTGGTGGCATGGGAGGACGCAACGGCCTGCCCGGAATCAGTGGCGTCCACACCCACATGAGCAACACCCGCAACACACCCATCGAAGAGCTCGAGCACCATCTGCCGTTACGCATTCGAACCTACGCCCTCCGACAGGGCAGCGGAGGAGCAGGACAGTACCCCGGCGGCGAAGGCCTGATCCGCGAGTACGAAGCACTCGCCGACACCTCAGTGACGCTCCTCACCGACCGTCGCATCGGCCAGCCATACGGTGCACAAGGTGGCGAACCCGGATCAGCCGGCCGCAATACAATCATCCGCTCAGACGGAACCATCGAACTACTCCCGTCAAAGGTCCGAATCGAGTTGCACCCCGGAGATCGTCTACGCATCGAAACTCCCGGCGGCGGCGGCTTCGGCGCCACTCTATCACCCTCCAACCAGGCCGCACCCAAATGA
- a CDS encoding MFS transporter has translation MSDLSAEAQATIHPGAFDWWREAPHSAKKTLLAASLGWMLDSFDVMLYSLVLASLMADLHLSKDTAGILGSVTLLAAAVGGLTFGIIADRFGRTRALMASILIYAVFTAACGLAHNFVQLAVFRILLGLGMGGEWASGASLVSETWPAQHRGKALGFMQSSWAIGYALAALVVAVVMPVGGWRAVFFVGVLPAFFTLWIRHDIEEPEVWKQTRTTISSTFGGFAELFRGSLLRSTIVLALMNACCLFAWWGFNLWVPAYLSLPVSHGGIGLTSTAMSIVVIVMQVGMWFGYVTFGFVSDAVGRKKTYITYLLVASTLLFVYGTTRTPILLLILGPFVAFFGTGYFTGFAAVTAETYDTRVRATAQGFTYNAGRIVSAAAPFTVGSLAQRHGFGAAFAAGAISFLLAAFFWIWIPETKGKALAEATEPIS, from the coding sequence ATGAGCGATCTATCAGCCGAAGCGCAAGCCACAATACACCCAGGCGCGTTCGACTGGTGGCGTGAAGCCCCGCATTCAGCAAAGAAAACTTTACTCGCAGCATCTCTCGGCTGGATGCTCGACTCCTTCGACGTAATGCTCTACTCGCTCGTGCTCGCTTCGCTCATGGCCGACCTGCATCTCAGCAAAGACACCGCAGGCATCCTTGGATCAGTCACCCTCCTCGCCGCCGCCGTCGGCGGCCTCACCTTCGGCATCATCGCAGACCGCTTCGGCCGCACGCGCGCCTTGATGGCGAGCATATTGATCTACGCCGTCTTCACCGCTGCCTGTGGCCTCGCACACAACTTCGTGCAACTCGCAGTCTTTCGCATCCTGCTCGGCCTAGGGATGGGCGGCGAGTGGGCCAGCGGTGCCTCACTCGTCTCCGAAACCTGGCCCGCACAGCATCGCGGCAAAGCACTCGGCTTCATGCAAAGCTCCTGGGCGATCGGCTACGCACTGGCAGCCCTCGTTGTAGCAGTAGTCATGCCCGTCGGAGGCTGGCGCGCTGTCTTCTTCGTCGGCGTCCTGCCCGCATTCTTCACACTATGGATTCGTCACGACATCGAAGAGCCCGAAGTCTGGAAGCAAACCCGCACCACGATCTCGTCCACCTTCGGAGGCTTCGCCGAACTCTTTCGCGGCAGCCTGCTACGCTCGACCATCGTTCTCGCGCTCATGAATGCATGCTGCCTCTTCGCATGGTGGGGCTTCAATCTTTGGGTGCCCGCGTATCTCTCTCTTCCCGTCTCGCACGGAGGCATCGGCCTTACCTCCACCGCCATGTCCATCGTCGTTATCGTGATGCAAGTGGGCATGTGGTTCGGCTACGTCACCTTCGGCTTCGTAAGCGACGCGGTCGGCCGCAAAAAAACCTACATTACCTATCTCCTGGTAGCATCCACACTCTTGTTCGTCTACGGAACAACGCGCACACCTATCCTCTTGCTCATCCTCGGCCCCTTCGTTGCCTTCTTCGGAACTGGATACTTTACAGGCTTCGCTGCAGTGACCGCAGAGACCTACGACACCAGAGTCCGCGCGACAGCGCAAGGCTTCACCTACAACGCAGGCAGAATCGTCAGTGCAGCCGCCCCATTCACTGTAGGTTCTCTCGCGCAACGACATGGCTTCGGAGCCGCCTTTGCCGCTGGCGCAATCTCGTTCTTGCTAGCCGCCTTCTTTTGGATCTGGATCCCCGAAACAAAAGGCAAAGCCCTTGCAGAGGCAACCGAACCCATCAGCTAA